A portion of the Drosophila sechellia strain sech25 chromosome 2R, ASM438219v1, whole genome shotgun sequence genome contains these proteins:
- the LOC6613035 gene encoding 28S ribosomal protein S17, mitochondrial, whose product MSRRGLLLMGQCMPCIKQNASKIRIRRMELDKNLNMYFKKDEFYFAHDPQKVCKTGDVVLIRELPERLTRLITHNVEKVVYPLGDITDPLTGKKVVVGKYREDIEMTNQLFGKSEKAFDYEKAPPRGRLEGTKDFTHGETYIKYHEDGKDQPFAV is encoded by the exons atgTCGAGGCGAGGACTCCTACTAATGGGCCAGTGCATGCCCTGCATCAAGCAGAACGCCTCCAAAATCCGCATTCGTCGAATGGAGCTGGACAAGAACCTGAATATG TACTTCAAGAAGGACGAGTTCTACTTCGCCCACGATCCGCAGAAGGTGTGCAAGACCGGGGACGTGGTCCTGATACGGGAACTGCCCGAGCGCCTCACCCGCCTCATCACGCACAACGTGGAGAAAGTAGTCTATCCGCTGGGTGACATAACGGACCCGCTCACTGGCAAGAAGGTGGTCGTCGGCAAGTACCGCGAGGACATCGAGATGACCAACCAGCTGTTCGGCAAGTCGGAGAAGGCCTTCGACTACGAGAAGGCACCGCCCCGAGGTCGCCTGGAGGGAACCAAGGACTTCACCCACGGGGAAACATACATCAAGTACCATGAGGACGGCAAGGACCAGCCGTTCGCCGTTTAG
- the LOC6613034 gene encoding uncharacterized protein LOC6613034 isoform X1 — translation MDLDFFELSPQDLDDINSDGMDHLDLLVQGAFDDGIQLGHNGHLSAGGAVHSHMESPHTSPMNGLDAHLTNSGRVGSTPVTAQAQSHVHPQLPESPPDSQPAYSPLGEAHGMAMPLQRELIYPGLAPMQHQANMLQTDLGQYASPPQQQHHFAAPQADVRIKHESELIINPSNLLGQQQQQQQQQQQQQMQHQQQHLNEQMFAQHHQQHQDGILQDQMLYYDNGAGAGMYATGSYQNLSTCTLTSALGLGDRVQVIGTSQLSLNRVSAPSTPVHSLSRKRKMSTQLDCPEFPSAPKVDAGLQMSPLPASHHSLATPTPTPSHCSASVSPALSTVNSQADNSLDGQPGGVVTGSGSGSGSGSGSGSEAGDPAGGQCIRFNAFQPENWHKLFDQSLQELSVIYYRVDADKGFNFSVSDDAYVCQKKNHFQVTCHARLQGDAKFVKTPSGFEKIKSFHLHFYGVKFEAPNQTIRVEQSQSDRSKKAFHPVPIDLQKHIVSKITVGRLHFSETTNNNMRKKGRPNPEQRFFQLVVGLHVHTISGNFPVVSHGSEKIIVRASNPGQFESDVDLCWQRGLTPESVFHTGRVGINTDHPDESLVVHGNLKVSGHIVQPSDSRAKQEIGELDTSVQLRNLQKIRIVRYRYMPEFAVHSGLRRESDTREIEDTGVIAQEVREVIPDAVQEAGSVVLPNGNVIEKFLLVNKDRILMENIGAVKELCKVTCSLETRIEHLERANIGQNSQQLRAKDLLEPRCILPERAAITSYGSRRDGYEVCSSRSLQIVIFLLIIVMAACLAAVSTLYFVEHNKQQQADGFFGAGMFRQEAGPTHLSDEERHYFHNLHTLFKNKTHGPWPMRQMYATSTSRPPGSRLAEEEAEDLAAVLTKPQVSSGQQQLSLKHAVITTTAPRFSNKTISSKKGKWPPTQEVLRQAAGQKLHLPQPVHVVPAAPVVKVSPAALNDTVASTEKPPQSIPLPQDFENNSIDIDAQQKQSQLKLDEHIVVVGTIASPASDAYESNSPSVAAHPIRKFNPGTVYTHVYKTVSPPTANLALTTNKVSTEPAQSPLAQALDVPPPALPVRNSSDNPDALDLQNLSNTNESVDNPITQVFGFEYQESGLRESNLGRRSANQRSLEWIRQKNIKTAIFGQPAECNGDESVSDNCQSVCFEELPPTHPQPDNVDANVKEQHVEDDLQSAEEQEHDPDIVETLPAASIGNETSAAQEDQPGFLGKSSHGTDALTKKFPQQTEPVVAAKDDPVYRLLQSASGQDQGPKTDESVLPPFQLDCWSVASCVLAAQYNHTIDVEQFCPTSGSSLNVSYVVPVSRYLQASSLELHLSSNKPLQWSICVDEDQAKPSANAQLNVDDEAETTSGVKILKQQGKNKLSLALDLPARGYFLREFMLRASHDLEQQKLCDDNAHPANPILQYNFRIVRDCD, via the exons ATGGACCTTGATTTCTTCGAACTCT CTCCCCAAGATCTGGATGACATAAACAGCGATGGCATGGACCATCTGGATCTGCTGGTGCAGGGGGCCTTCGACGATGGCATCCAGCTGGGCCACAATGGCCACCTGTCCGCCGGAGGAGCAGTGCACTCCCACATGGAGTCGCCGCACACGTCGCCCATGAACGGCCTGGATGCCCACCTGACCAACTCCGGCCGCGTGGGCAGCACGCCTGTGACGGCGCAGGCCCAGAGCCACGTGCATCCGCAGCTGCCGGAGAGTCCGCCGGACTCGCAGCCCGCCTACAGTCCGCTGGGCGAGGCCCACGGCATGGCGATGCCGCTCCAGCGAGAGCTGATCTATCCGGGTCTGGCGCCCATGCAGCACCAGGCCAACATGCTGCAGACGGATCTGGGTCAGTACGCCTCCCctccgcagcagcaacaccactTTGCGGCTCCGCAGGCCGATGTGCGGATCAAGCACGAGTCCGAGCTCATCATCAACCCGAGCAACTTGCtcggccagcagcaacagcagcagcaacagcagcagcaacagcagatgcagcatcagcagcagcatctcAACGAGCAGATGTTTgcccagcaccaccagcagcaccaggACGGCATCCTCCAGGACCAGATGCTCTACTACGACAATGGAGCCGGGGCGGGGATGTACGCGACCGGCAGCTACCAGAACCTGTCCACCTGCACCCTGACCTCCGCCCTGGGACTGGGCGATCGCGTCCAGGTGATCGGCACCAGCCAGTTGTCCCTGAACCGCGTGTCCGCACCCTCGACGCCCGTGCACTCCTTGTCGCGCAAGCGCAAGATGTCCACGCAGCTGGATTGCCCGGAGTTCCCCAGTGCTCCCAAAGTGGATGCGGGCCTGCAGATGAGTCCCCTGCCCGCCTCTCACCACTcgcttgccacgcccaccccgACGCCCTCCCACTGCTCCGCCTCCGTATCTCCAGCCCTGTCCACCGTGAACTCCCAGGCGGACAACAGTCTGGACGGACAGCCAGGCGGCGTGGTCACAGGCTCCGGTTCCGGTTCGGGATCAGGTTCCGGCTCGGGCAGCGAAGCGGGCGACCCGGCGGGGGGCCAGTGCATCCGGTTCAACGCCTTCCAGCCGGAGAACTGGCACAAGCTGTTCGACCAGAGCCTCCAGGAGCTGTCTGTGATCTACTACCGCGTGGACGCGGACAAGGGCTTCAACTTCAGCGTCTCGGACGACGCGTACGTGTGCCAGAAGAAGAACCACTTCCAGGTTACTTGCCATGCGCGCCTCCAGGGCGATGCCAAATTCGTGAAGACACCGTCCGGCTTCGAGAAAATCAAATCCTTCCACTTGCATTTCTACGGCGTCAAGTTCGAGGCGCCCAACCAGACGATCCGCGTGGAGCAGAGCCAGTCGGATCGCTCCAAGAAGGCCTTCCATCCCGTTCC CATCGATCTCCAGAAGCACATCGTCAGCAAGATCACCGTGGGTCGTCTGCACTTCTCGGAGACGACGAACAACAACATGCGCAAGAAGGGTCGTCCCAATCCGGAGCAGCGCTTCTTCCAGCTGGTGGTGGGTCTGCACGTGCACACGATCTCCGGGAACTTCCCGGTGGTGAGTCACGGCAGCGAGAAGATCATCGTGCGGGCCTCCAATCCGGGTCAGTTCGAGTCCGACGTGGATCTGTGCTGGCAGCGGGGTCTGACCCCAGAGTCGGTCTTCCACACGGGCCGCGTGGGCATCAACACGGACCACCCGGACGAGAGCCTGGTGGTTCACGGCAACCTCAAGGTGTCCGGCCACATTGTCCAGCCGAGCGACAGTCGCGCCAAGCAAGAGATCGGCGAACTGGACACCTCCGTGCAGCTGCGCAACCTTCAGAAGATCCGGATTGTGCGCTACCGCTACATGCCGGAGTTCGCCGTGCACTCGGGTCTCCGGCGGGAGAGCGACACCCGGGAGATAGAGGACACCGGCGTGATTGCGCAGGAGGTGCGCGAGGTGATCCCGGACGCGGTGCAAGAGGCTGGCAGCGTGGTGCTGCCCAATGGAAACGTGATCGAGAAATTCCTGCTGGTCAACAAG GACCGCATCCTGATGGAGAACATCGGAGCCGTCAAGGAGCTGTGCAAGGTGACCTGCTCGCTGGAGACGCGCATCGAACACCTGGAGCGCGCCAACATTGGCCAAAACAGCCAGCAACTGCGTGCCAAGGATCTGCTCGAGCCGCGCTGCATCCTGCCGGAGCGAGCAGCCATCACGTCCTACGGCAGTCGGCGGGACGGCTACGAGGTCTGCTCCAGCCGCTCCCTACAGATCGTCATCTTCCTGCTGATCATCGTAATGGCAGCCTG CCTCGCAGCGGTGTCCACTCTGTACTTCGTGGAACacaacaagcagcagcaggctgACGGATTCTTTGGCGCCGGGATGTTCCGCCAGGAGGCGGGTCCAACGCACCTGAGCGACGAGGAGCGCCACTACTTCCACAACCTGCACACGCTGTTCAAGAACAAGACGCACGGACCCTGGCCAATGCGTCAAATGTACGCCACCAGCACCTCACGTCCGCCCGGATCCCGCCTAgccgaggaggaggcggaggaccTGGCGGCGGTGCTGACCAAGCCACAGGTGTCCTccggccagcagcagctgagTCTCAAGCACGCGGTCATCACGACGACGGCACCGCGATTCAGCAACAAGACCATCAGCAGCAAGAAGGGCAAGTGGCCGCCCACCCAGGAGGTGCTGCGTCAGGCGGCGGGTCAGAAGCTGCACCTACCTCAGCCGGTACATGTGGTTCCCGCTGCTCCAGTAGTGAAGGTATCTCCAGCTGCCCTGAACGACACAGTGGCCTCCACGGAGAAGCCACCCCAGTCCATTCCTCTGCCTCAGGACTTCGAGAACAACTCCATCGACATCGATGCCCAACAGAAGCAGTCCCAGCTGAAACTGGACGAGCACATCGTGGTAGTGGGCACTATCGCCAGTCCCGCCTCCGATGCCTACGAGTCCAACTCCCCATCTGTCGCCGCTCATCCCATTCGCAAATTCAATCCTGGAACCGTCTACACCCACGTCTACAAGACCGTATCGCCCCCAACGGCCAATCTGGCTCTGACCACCAACAAGGTGAGCACCGAGCCCGCCCAGAGTCCACTAGCCCAAGCTCTGGACGTGCCGCCCCCGGCTCTTCCCGTGAGAAACAGCAGCGACAACCCCGATGCCCTGGACCTGCAGAACCTGAGCAACACCAACGAGTCCGTGGACAATCCCATCACCCAGGTGTTCGGATTCGAGTACCAGGAGTCGGGCCTGCGGGAGTCCAATCTGGGCAGGCGATCTGCCAATCAGAGGAGTCTGGAGTGGATCAGACAGAAGAACATCAAGACGGCCATCTTCGGACAGCCGGCGGAGTGCAATGGGGATGAGTCGGTTAGCGACAATTGTCAG TCTGTTTGCTTCGAGGAACTGCCGCCGACTCATCCTCAGCCAGACAACGTGGATGCCAATGTGAAGGAGCAGCACGTGGAGGACGATCTGCAGTCAgcagaggagcaggagcacgaCCCGGACATCGTAGAGACCCTACCCGCTGCCTCAATAGGCAATGAGACCTCCGCCGCGCAAGAGGACCAGCCAGGATTCCTGGGCAAGAGCTCGCACGGCACCGACGCCCTGACCAAGAAATTCCCCCAGCAGACCGAACCGGTGGTCGCAGCCAAGGACGATCCTGTCTATCGCCTGCTGCAGTCCGCTTCTGGGCAGGATCAGGGGCCGAAGACCGACGAGTCCGTGCTGCCGCCCTTCCAGCTGGACTGCTGGAGTGTGGCCAGCTGCGTGCTGGCGGCCCAGTACAACCACACCATTGACGTGGAGCAGTTCTGTCCCACCTCGGGCAGTTCCCTCAATGTCAGCTATGTGGTTCCGGTGTCGCGCTACCTGCAGGCCAGTAGTCTGGAGCTCCATCTGAG CTCCAATAAGCCGCTGCAGTGGTCCATCTGCGTAGATGAGGATCAGGCCAAGCCGAGTGCCAACGCCCAGCTGAACGTGGACGACGAGGCCGAGACCACCAGCGGAGTGAAGATTCTTAAGCAGCAGGGCAAGAACAAACTGAGCCTGGCCCTGGATCTTCCCGCCCGCGGCTACTTCCTACGGGAGTTTATGCTCCGCGCCAGCCACGACCTGGAGCAG CAAAAACTGTGCGACGACAACGCTCACCCGGCAAACCCCATACTCCAGTACAACTTTAGGATCGTAAGAGATTGTGATTAG
- the LOC6613036 gene encoding H/ACA ribonucleoprotein complex subunit 4, giving the protein MADVEVRKEKKKKKIKEEPLDGDDIGTLQKQGNFQIKPSSKIAELDTSQWPLLLKNFDKLNIRSNHYTPLAHGSSPLNRDIKEYMKTGFINLDKPSNPSSHEVVAWIKKILKVEKTGHSGTLDPKVTGCLIVCIDRATRLVKSQQSAGKEYVAIFKLHGAVESVAKVRQGLEKLRGALFQRPPLISAVKRQLRVRTVYDSKLLDYDETRNMGVFWVSCEAGSYIRTMCVHLGLVLGVGGQMLELRRVRSGIQSERDGMVTMHDVLDAMWLYENHKDESMLRRVIKPLEGLLVNHKRIIMKDSSVNAVCYGAKITLPGVLRYEDGIEIDQEIVICTTKGEAICLAIALMTTATMASCDHGVVAKIKRVIMERDTYPRKWGLGPKASAKKALIAAGKLDKFGRPNENTPKEWLTGYVDYNAKKPAAQDVSATNGSSEPSKRKLSTSSVEETAAAAVSEETPSKDKKKKKKKHKGDEEAPEVAEEEAEPVEKEKKKKKKKDKDRERDEAQE; this is encoded by the exons ATGGCCGACGTGG AAGTACGCAAagagaagaaaaagaagaagatcAAGGAGGAGCCCTTGGACGGCGATGACATTGGCACGCTGCAGAAGCAGGGCAACTTCCAAATCAAGCCCTCCTCCAAGATCGCCGAGCTGGACACCTCGCAATGGCCGCTGCTCCTGAAGAACTTCGACAAGCTGAACATCCGTTCCAACCACTACACTCCGCTGGCGCACGGATCGTCGCCCCTGAACCGCGACATCAAGGAGTACATGAAGACGGGCTTCATCAACTTGGACAAGCCGTCGAACCCCAGCTCCCACGAGGTGGTGGCCTGGATTAAGAAGATCCTCAAGGTGGAGAAGACGGGCCACTCCGGCACGCTGGATCCCAAAGTCACGG GTTGCCTTATTGTTTGCATTGACAGGGCCACCCGGCTGGTGAAGTCCCAGCAAAGCGCCGGTAAAGAGTACGTGGCCATCTTCAAGCTGCACGGAGCCGTGGAGTCGGTGGCCAAGGTGCGTCAGGGTCTGGAGAAGCTGCGCGGTGCCCTCTTCCAGAGACCTCCACTCATCTCCGCCGTAAAGCGTCAGTTGCGCGTTCGTACTGTCTACGACAGCAAGCTGTTGGACTACGATGAAACCCGAAATATGG GTGTTTTTTGGGTTAGTTGCGAGGCCGGCTCATACATCCGTACCATGTGCGTCCATCTGGGTCTCGTACTGGGTGTCGGTGGCCAGATGCTGGAGCTCCGCCGTGTCCGTTCGGGCATTCAGTCTGAGCGCGATGGCATGGTGACCATGCACGATGTTTTGGACGCCATGTGGCTGTACGAAAACCACAAGGACGAGTCTATGCTGCGACGTGTGATCAAGCCGCTAGAAGGTCTGCTGGTCAACCACAAGCGCATTATCATGAAGGACAGCTCG GTCAACGCCGTTTGCTATGGTGCCAAGATTACATTGCCCGGTGTCCTGCGCTATGAGGATGGCATTGAGATCGATCAGGAGATCGTCATTTGCACCACCAAGGGTGAGGCCATTTGCCTGGCCATCGCCCTCATGACCACAGCCACCATGGCCTCCTGTGACCATGGTGTGGTGGCCAAGATCAAGCGAGTGATCATGGAGCGCGACACATACCCGCGCAAGTGGGGATTGGGACCAAAGGCGTCGGCCAAGAAGGCGCTCATTGCCGCCGGCAAGCTAGACAAGTTCGGAAGGCCCAATGAAAACACACCTAAGGAGTGGCTGACCGGTTATGTCGACTACAATGCCAAGAAGCCAGCAGCTCAAGATGTCTCCGCCACAAACGGCTCCAGTGAACCCAGCAAA CGCAAGTTAAGCACCTCCAGCGTAGAGGAAactgcggcggcggcggtaTCCGAGGAGACTCCTTCCAAGgacaaaaagaagaagaaaaagaagcatAAGGGCGACGAGGAGGCCCCTGAAGTCGCTGAGGAGGAGGCAGAGCCAGTAGAAAAggagaagaaaaagaagaagaagaaggacaaggatagGGAGAGAGATGAAGCTCAGGAATAG
- the LOC6613034 gene encoding uncharacterized protein LOC6613034 isoform X2, whose amino-acid sequence MDYPKNLSAPQDLDDINSDGMDHLDLLVQGAFDDGIQLGHNGHLSAGGAVHSHMESPHTSPMNGLDAHLTNSGRVGSTPVTAQAQSHVHPQLPESPPDSQPAYSPLGEAHGMAMPLQRELIYPGLAPMQHQANMLQTDLGQYASPPQQQHHFAAPQADVRIKHESELIINPSNLLGQQQQQQQQQQQQQMQHQQQHLNEQMFAQHHQQHQDGILQDQMLYYDNGAGAGMYATGSYQNLSTCTLTSALGLGDRVQVIGTSQLSLNRVSAPSTPVHSLSRKRKMSTQLDCPEFPSAPKVDAGLQMSPLPASHHSLATPTPTPSHCSASVSPALSTVNSQADNSLDGQPGGVVTGSGSGSGSGSGSGSEAGDPAGGQCIRFNAFQPENWHKLFDQSLQELSVIYYRVDADKGFNFSVSDDAYVCQKKNHFQVTCHARLQGDAKFVKTPSGFEKIKSFHLHFYGVKFEAPNQTIRVEQSQSDRSKKAFHPVPIDLQKHIVSKITVGRLHFSETTNNNMRKKGRPNPEQRFFQLVVGLHVHTISGNFPVVSHGSEKIIVRASNPGQFESDVDLCWQRGLTPESVFHTGRVGINTDHPDESLVVHGNLKVSGHIVQPSDSRAKQEIGELDTSVQLRNLQKIRIVRYRYMPEFAVHSGLRRESDTREIEDTGVIAQEVREVIPDAVQEAGSVVLPNGNVIEKFLLVNKDRILMENIGAVKELCKVTCSLETRIEHLERANIGQNSQQLRAKDLLEPRCILPERAAITSYGSRRDGYEVCSSRSLQIVIFLLIIVMAACLAAVSTLYFVEHNKQQQADGFFGAGMFRQEAGPTHLSDEERHYFHNLHTLFKNKTHGPWPMRQMYATSTSRPPGSRLAEEEAEDLAAVLTKPQVSSGQQQLSLKHAVITTTAPRFSNKTISSKKGKWPPTQEVLRQAAGQKLHLPQPVHVVPAAPVVKVSPAALNDTVASTEKPPQSIPLPQDFENNSIDIDAQQKQSQLKLDEHIVVVGTIASPASDAYESNSPSVAAHPIRKFNPGTVYTHVYKTVSPPTANLALTTNKVSTEPAQSPLAQALDVPPPALPVRNSSDNPDALDLQNLSNTNESVDNPITQVFGFEYQESGLRESNLGRRSANQRSLEWIRQKNIKTAIFGQPAECNGDESVSDNCQSVCFEELPPTHPQPDNVDANVKEQHVEDDLQSAEEQEHDPDIVETLPAASIGNETSAAQEDQPGFLGKSSHGTDALTKKFPQQTEPVVAAKDDPVYRLLQSASGQDQGPKTDESVLPPFQLDCWSVASCVLAAQYNHTIDVEQFCPTSGSSLNVSYVVPVSRYLQASSLELHLSSNKPLQWSICVDEDQAKPSANAQLNVDDEAETTSGVKILKQQGKNKLSLALDLPARGYFLREFMLRASHDLEQQKLCDDNAHPANPILQYNFRIVRDCD is encoded by the exons ATGGACTATCCCAAGAACTTGAGCG CTCCCCAAGATCTGGATGACATAAACAGCGATGGCATGGACCATCTGGATCTGCTGGTGCAGGGGGCCTTCGACGATGGCATCCAGCTGGGCCACAATGGCCACCTGTCCGCCGGAGGAGCAGTGCACTCCCACATGGAGTCGCCGCACACGTCGCCCATGAACGGCCTGGATGCCCACCTGACCAACTCCGGCCGCGTGGGCAGCACGCCTGTGACGGCGCAGGCCCAGAGCCACGTGCATCCGCAGCTGCCGGAGAGTCCGCCGGACTCGCAGCCCGCCTACAGTCCGCTGGGCGAGGCCCACGGCATGGCGATGCCGCTCCAGCGAGAGCTGATCTATCCGGGTCTGGCGCCCATGCAGCACCAGGCCAACATGCTGCAGACGGATCTGGGTCAGTACGCCTCCCctccgcagcagcaacaccactTTGCGGCTCCGCAGGCCGATGTGCGGATCAAGCACGAGTCCGAGCTCATCATCAACCCGAGCAACTTGCtcggccagcagcaacagcagcagcaacagcagcagcaacagcagatgcagcatcagcagcagcatctcAACGAGCAGATGTTTgcccagcaccaccagcagcaccaggACGGCATCCTCCAGGACCAGATGCTCTACTACGACAATGGAGCCGGGGCGGGGATGTACGCGACCGGCAGCTACCAGAACCTGTCCACCTGCACCCTGACCTCCGCCCTGGGACTGGGCGATCGCGTCCAGGTGATCGGCACCAGCCAGTTGTCCCTGAACCGCGTGTCCGCACCCTCGACGCCCGTGCACTCCTTGTCGCGCAAGCGCAAGATGTCCACGCAGCTGGATTGCCCGGAGTTCCCCAGTGCTCCCAAAGTGGATGCGGGCCTGCAGATGAGTCCCCTGCCCGCCTCTCACCACTcgcttgccacgcccaccccgACGCCCTCCCACTGCTCCGCCTCCGTATCTCCAGCCCTGTCCACCGTGAACTCCCAGGCGGACAACAGTCTGGACGGACAGCCAGGCGGCGTGGTCACAGGCTCCGGTTCCGGTTCGGGATCAGGTTCCGGCTCGGGCAGCGAAGCGGGCGACCCGGCGGGGGGCCAGTGCATCCGGTTCAACGCCTTCCAGCCGGAGAACTGGCACAAGCTGTTCGACCAGAGCCTCCAGGAGCTGTCTGTGATCTACTACCGCGTGGACGCGGACAAGGGCTTCAACTTCAGCGTCTCGGACGACGCGTACGTGTGCCAGAAGAAGAACCACTTCCAGGTTACTTGCCATGCGCGCCTCCAGGGCGATGCCAAATTCGTGAAGACACCGTCCGGCTTCGAGAAAATCAAATCCTTCCACTTGCATTTCTACGGCGTCAAGTTCGAGGCGCCCAACCAGACGATCCGCGTGGAGCAGAGCCAGTCGGATCGCTCCAAGAAGGCCTTCCATCCCGTTCC CATCGATCTCCAGAAGCACATCGTCAGCAAGATCACCGTGGGTCGTCTGCACTTCTCGGAGACGACGAACAACAACATGCGCAAGAAGGGTCGTCCCAATCCGGAGCAGCGCTTCTTCCAGCTGGTGGTGGGTCTGCACGTGCACACGATCTCCGGGAACTTCCCGGTGGTGAGTCACGGCAGCGAGAAGATCATCGTGCGGGCCTCCAATCCGGGTCAGTTCGAGTCCGACGTGGATCTGTGCTGGCAGCGGGGTCTGACCCCAGAGTCGGTCTTCCACACGGGCCGCGTGGGCATCAACACGGACCACCCGGACGAGAGCCTGGTGGTTCACGGCAACCTCAAGGTGTCCGGCCACATTGTCCAGCCGAGCGACAGTCGCGCCAAGCAAGAGATCGGCGAACTGGACACCTCCGTGCAGCTGCGCAACCTTCAGAAGATCCGGATTGTGCGCTACCGCTACATGCCGGAGTTCGCCGTGCACTCGGGTCTCCGGCGGGAGAGCGACACCCGGGAGATAGAGGACACCGGCGTGATTGCGCAGGAGGTGCGCGAGGTGATCCCGGACGCGGTGCAAGAGGCTGGCAGCGTGGTGCTGCCCAATGGAAACGTGATCGAGAAATTCCTGCTGGTCAACAAG GACCGCATCCTGATGGAGAACATCGGAGCCGTCAAGGAGCTGTGCAAGGTGACCTGCTCGCTGGAGACGCGCATCGAACACCTGGAGCGCGCCAACATTGGCCAAAACAGCCAGCAACTGCGTGCCAAGGATCTGCTCGAGCCGCGCTGCATCCTGCCGGAGCGAGCAGCCATCACGTCCTACGGCAGTCGGCGGGACGGCTACGAGGTCTGCTCCAGCCGCTCCCTACAGATCGTCATCTTCCTGCTGATCATCGTAATGGCAGCCTG CCTCGCAGCGGTGTCCACTCTGTACTTCGTGGAACacaacaagcagcagcaggctgACGGATTCTTTGGCGCCGGGATGTTCCGCCAGGAGGCGGGTCCAACGCACCTGAGCGACGAGGAGCGCCACTACTTCCACAACCTGCACACGCTGTTCAAGAACAAGACGCACGGACCCTGGCCAATGCGTCAAATGTACGCCACCAGCACCTCACGTCCGCCCGGATCCCGCCTAgccgaggaggaggcggaggaccTGGCGGCGGTGCTGACCAAGCCACAGGTGTCCTccggccagcagcagctgagTCTCAAGCACGCGGTCATCACGACGACGGCACCGCGATTCAGCAACAAGACCATCAGCAGCAAGAAGGGCAAGTGGCCGCCCACCCAGGAGGTGCTGCGTCAGGCGGCGGGTCAGAAGCTGCACCTACCTCAGCCGGTACATGTGGTTCCCGCTGCTCCAGTAGTGAAGGTATCTCCAGCTGCCCTGAACGACACAGTGGCCTCCACGGAGAAGCCACCCCAGTCCATTCCTCTGCCTCAGGACTTCGAGAACAACTCCATCGACATCGATGCCCAACAGAAGCAGTCCCAGCTGAAACTGGACGAGCACATCGTGGTAGTGGGCACTATCGCCAGTCCCGCCTCCGATGCCTACGAGTCCAACTCCCCATCTGTCGCCGCTCATCCCATTCGCAAATTCAATCCTGGAACCGTCTACACCCACGTCTACAAGACCGTATCGCCCCCAACGGCCAATCTGGCTCTGACCACCAACAAGGTGAGCACCGAGCCCGCCCAGAGTCCACTAGCCCAAGCTCTGGACGTGCCGCCCCCGGCTCTTCCCGTGAGAAACAGCAGCGACAACCCCGATGCCCTGGACCTGCAGAACCTGAGCAACACCAACGAGTCCGTGGACAATCCCATCACCCAGGTGTTCGGATTCGAGTACCAGGAGTCGGGCCTGCGGGAGTCCAATCTGGGCAGGCGATCTGCCAATCAGAGGAGTCTGGAGTGGATCAGACAGAAGAACATCAAGACGGCCATCTTCGGACAGCCGGCGGAGTGCAATGGGGATGAGTCGGTTAGCGACAATTGTCAG TCTGTTTGCTTCGAGGAACTGCCGCCGACTCATCCTCAGCCAGACAACGTGGATGCCAATGTGAAGGAGCAGCACGTGGAGGACGATCTGCAGTCAgcagaggagcaggagcacgaCCCGGACATCGTAGAGACCCTACCCGCTGCCTCAATAGGCAATGAGACCTCCGCCGCGCAAGAGGACCAGCCAGGATTCCTGGGCAAGAGCTCGCACGGCACCGACGCCCTGACCAAGAAATTCCCCCAGCAGACCGAACCGGTGGTCGCAGCCAAGGACGATCCTGTCTATCGCCTGCTGCAGTCCGCTTCTGGGCAGGATCAGGGGCCGAAGACCGACGAGTCCGTGCTGCCGCCCTTCCAGCTGGACTGCTGGAGTGTGGCCAGCTGCGTGCTGGCGGCCCAGTACAACCACACCATTGACGTGGAGCAGTTCTGTCCCACCTCGGGCAGTTCCCTCAATGTCAGCTATGTGGTTCCGGTGTCGCGCTACCTGCAGGCCAGTAGTCTGGAGCTCCATCTGAG CTCCAATAAGCCGCTGCAGTGGTCCATCTGCGTAGATGAGGATCAGGCCAAGCCGAGTGCCAACGCCCAGCTGAACGTGGACGACGAGGCCGAGACCACCAGCGGAGTGAAGATTCTTAAGCAGCAGGGCAAGAACAAACTGAGCCTGGCCCTGGATCTTCCCGCCCGCGGCTACTTCCTACGGGAGTTTATGCTCCGCGCCAGCCACGACCTGGAGCAG CAAAAACTGTGCGACGACAACGCTCACCCGGCAAACCCCATACTCCAGTACAACTTTAGGATCGTAAGAGATTGTGATTAG